The following proteins are co-located in the Calliphora vicina chromosome 2, idCalVici1.1, whole genome shotgun sequence genome:
- the LOC135950311 gene encoding uncharacterized protein LOC135950311 codes for MVLCKFFQQGSCRFGSKCVNEHFDVKQVIKTDVESAINGKQWPLSTYGPFKDKPSIPNFIEDQSFEEVRMLCYEAKQKNFFDQFHQQFNKEALEASNKMKALLQMTPDIIDVAINIYDLPSDASCSGVGAGKTTNTTNSNNPFGMANAPATNAGSIFAKSNTNTTINATNNLFGNNNTFGATTQATPGIFGNSSGFTTQPQQQQTSIFGQAAKPANSIFGGGTTTNAQQKSSIFGQQQAQPSVFASSGPQQQQASAGLFAQQNQFVQQQPQQNSNIFRQATQPQQGLFAQAAQTMQQPQQPQQQQGLFAQAAQQTLGQNPQAGQGLFAQAAQQSQNIFGQAMQQQQQTTNTNIFQQNSPNSGQQTNSNMFQQTQQQAPTQQPPSGLFQQAALQTQNSAAQSNQLTNVSPTLYSRLEDLTADEIEAFKDICFQPGKIPFNPPPRELIH; via the coding sequence atggttttgtgtaaatttttccaACAAGGTTCATGTCGCTTCGGTTCCAAGTGCGTCAATGAACACTTTGATGTTAAACAGGTAATCAAAACAGATGTCGAATCAGCGATCAATGGCAAGCAGTGGCCCTTATCCACTTATGGACCATTCAAGGATAAACCTTCCATTCCCAATTTTATAGAAGATCAATCATTTGAAGAAGTACGCATGTTGTGTTACGAggcaaaacaaaagaattttttcGATCAATTTCATCAACAATTCAACAAGGAGGCCTTGGAGGCCAGTAATAAAATGAAGGCACTACTGCAAATGACACCGGATATTATAGATGTTGCCATTAATATATACGACTTGCCCTCGGATGCAAGTTGTAGTGGCGTAGGGGCTGGAAAAACAACTAATACTACTAATAGCAACAATCCTTTTGGAATGGCAAATGCTCCTGCAACAAATGCTGGCTCCATATTTGCTAAGTCTAACACAAATACCACCATTAATGcaacaaacaatttatttggAAACAATAATACATTCGGAGCAACCACCCAAGCAACACCGGGTATATTTGGAAATTCTTCAGGTTTTACTACCCAGCCACAACAGCAGCAGACTTCAATATTTGGTCAAGCCGCTAAGCCAGCCAATTCTATATTTGGTGGTGGTACAACTACTAATGCTCAACAAAAATCTTCAATATTCGGTCAGCAACAGGCTCAGCCAAGTGTTTTTGCTTCCTCTGGACCCCAACAACAACAAGCATCAGCTGGATTATTTGCACAGCAAAATCAATTTGTACAACAACAGCCTCAACAAAATTCCAATATTTTTCGACAGGCCACTCAACCTCAACAAGGTTTATTTGCTCAAGCTGCACAAACAATGCAACAACCACAACAGCCTCAGCAGCAACAAGGACTATTTGCTCAGGCTGCCCAACAAACATTGGGTCAAAATCCACAAGCAGGACAAGGTCTATTTGCACAAGCAGCCCAACAATCCCAAAATATATTTGGACAAGCcatgcagcagcaacaacaaacgactaacacaaacatatttcaacaaaattcaCCCAATTCAGGACAACAAACAAACTCAAATATGTTTCAACAAACCCAACAACAAGCGCCAACTCAACAGCCACCCTCTGGCCTATTCCAACAAGCCGCACTGCAGACTCAGAATTCTGCAGCTCAAAGTAACCAATTAACCAATGTCAGCCCAACTTTATACAGTCGTCTAGAAGATTTGACGGCTGATGAAATAGAAGCTTTTAAAGATATTTGTTTTCAACCTGGAAAAATACCATTTAATCCACCACCTagagaattaattcattaa